From the Tetrapisispora phaffii CBS 4417 chromosome 10, complete genome genome, one window contains:
- the SOH1 gene encoding mediator complex subunit SOH1 (similar to Saccharomyces cerevisiae SOH1 (YGL127C); ancestral locus Anc_6.116): protein MSTNVDLPTRFEVELEFVQSLANIQYVTYLFTQKTISSNFLNKNKQNADKKNTKGNIQVWKDPKFKNYLKYLEYWCYPPYSQCIVYPNALFVLKLINGFMEKATINEDGLLEGIEDLPRILQLQGGQLMNEMVEKWES from the coding sequence atgtCAACTAACGTCGATCTACCTACTAGGTTTGAAGTTGAATTAGAATTTGTCCAGTCATTAGCCAATATTCAATATGTCACCTACTTATTCACTCAAAAGACAATCAGctctaattttttgaataaaaataaacagaATGCAGACAAGAAAAATACAAAAGGAAATATTCAAGTTTGGAAAGATCCTAAGTTCAAGaactatttaaaatatttagagTATTGGTGCTATCCACCATATTCACAATGTATAGTATACCCTAATGCACTATTTGTCTTAAAGTTGATCAATGGGTTCATGGAAAAGGCTACTATCAACGAAGATGGATTACTTGAAGGTATCGAGGATCTACCAAGAATTCTCCAATTACAAGGAGGCCAATTGATGAATGAAATGGTCGAGAAATGGGAGAGTTAA
- the SCS3 gene encoding Scs3p (similar to Saccharomyces cerevisiae SCS3 (YGL126W); ancestral locus Anc_6.117) has protein sequence MMYANFRSIIWSLLAPFLFIFGYVVYFASDTVKTWDINRDSIINSVFVKRGWFWNSLVLWYVILFTNITIVDEPKRNNSIEGRKTKTRIHTLNIKKFIKRYVIVTMWWILFTQGIPFFKIPPIMDLCFVFTGGSCNFEIFDESNAINIKFQDSEYRKLKSLKRIYKILKDYKESYIESSYLHHLRCAIDENAEGCMDFVPSKDTNELIKKIQDLDPMVQFISSKCKRNGGHWVGGHDPSGHIFLLTLMMMMIIAELPKINRIRKQNMIYQKDSKIRRVNIVEKISKIIGEIIGTIPSRSILSNGLLSTYEKLYQFLILPIMQNVKLIIQLISYTIHFALFQEPAVLLISLLGMWCYSFLITIIVFHTFYEQVTGFLSAYIVAVIIYRLVK, from the coding sequence ATGATGTACGCCAATTTTAGAAGTATTATATGGTCATTGTTAGCAccatttttgtttatttttggaTACGTGGTATATTTTGCAAGCGATACAGTTAAAACATGGGATATCAATAGAGATAGTATAATAAATTCTGTTTTTGTTAAAAGAGGTTGGTTCTGGAACTCACTGGTATTATGGTATGTCATACTCTTTACTAATATAACAATAGTAGATGAACCGAAGCGAAATAACTCCATTGAAGGGAGGAAGACAAAGACAAGAATCCATACTCTAAATATCAAAAAGTTTATCAAACGATATGTGATAGTGACGATGTGGTGGATTTTATTTACACAAGGtattccattttttaaaattccACCTATTATGGACctttgttttgttttcaCTGGAGGTTCTTgtaattttgaaatctttGATGAATCAAACgctattaatattaaattccAAGATTCAGAATATAGGAAGcttaaatctttaaaaagaatatacaAGATACTTAAGGATTATAAGGAATCATACATTGAATCTTCGTATTTGCACCACCTACGTTGTGCGATAGATGAAAATGCTGAAGGTTGCATGGATTTTGTACCTTCTAAAGATACAAAtgaattgataaaaaaaatacagGACCTCGATCCGATGGTTCAGTTTATATCCTCTAAATGCAAAAGAAATGGGGGCCATTGGGTAGGTGGTCATGATCCTTCAGGGcatatatttttacttacattgatgatgatgatgattatAGCAGAATTACCTAAAATTAATCGTATcagaaaacaaaatatgaTATATCAAAAGGACAGTAAAATTCGAAGGGTAAACATCGTTGAAAAAATAAGTAAAATTATTGGCGAAATTATTGGAACTATACCGTCTAGGAGTATTTTAAGTAATGGCTTGTTATCCACTTATGAGAAACTTTACCAATTTTTAATACTACCAATCATGCAAAATGTCaagttaataattcagCTTATTTCATATACGATTCATTTTGCACTTTTCCAAGAACCTGCTGTGCTTCTAATAAGTCTTTTAGGCATGTGGTGCTATAGTTTTCTTATTACTATCATAGTTTTCCATACGTTTTACGAACAAGTTACAGGGTTCCTCTCTGCATATATTGTTGCTGtgattatatatagattaGTTAAGTAG